In Liquorilactobacillus hordei DSM 19519, the following proteins share a genomic window:
- the prfB gene encoding peptide chain release factor 2 (programmed frameshift): MEISDYKRIIEKMNEQVADFRGSLDLDALDISISENEAQMANPNFWNNQNKAQKLIEETNELKVKHDNFKELADDLSELEVLLELAQIEPDKEIITELDEKIEVAQKKMNSYQLTLLLSGKYDKSNAILEIHPGAGGTESQDWGSMLLRMYDRWAQQHNFSVEVLDYQAGDEAGIKSVSLMIKGTNAYGYLRSEKGVHRLVRISPFDAAGRRHTSFASINVMPELGDDVEVELRPEDIKMEVFRASGAGGQHINKTSSAVRLIHIPTGIVVSSQAQRSQFQNRATAESMLKSKLYQLKLEEQEKKKAEIQGEQLEIGWGSQIRSYVFHPYSLVKDHRTNFETGNAQSVMDGDLDGFINAFLQYELQLKNPQ; this comes from the exons ATGGAAATAAGTGATTATAAGCGTATTATTGAAAAAATGAATGAACAAGTCGCAGACTTTAGGGGGTCTCTT GACTTAGATGCATTGGATATCAGTATCTCGGAGAATGAGGCGCAAATGGCTAATCCGAATTTCTGGAATAATCAAAATAAGGCCCAAAAACTAATTGAAGAAACAAATGAGTTAAAGGTTAAGCATGATAATTTTAAAGAATTGGCTGATGATCTTTCCGAACTTGAGGTTCTTCTAGAATTAGCTCAAATTGAACCGGATAAAGAGATAATTACTGAACTGGATGAAAAAATTGAAGTTGCACAGAAAAAAATGAATAGTTACCAGTTAACACTTTTATTGAGTGGTAAGTATGATAAGAGCAATGCAATCTTAGAAATACATCCAGGGGCAGGTGGAACTGAATCACAGGATTGGGGTTCGATGCTGCTGCGTATGTATGATCGATGGGCACAACAACACAATTTTTCAGTTGAGGTTTTAGATTATCAAGCTGGAGATGAGGCAGGAATCAAAAGTGTCTCATTAATGATTAAAGGAACAAATGCCTATGGGTATTTACGTAGTGAAAAAGGGGTTCACAGATTGGTGAGAATTTCACCTTTTGACGCGGCTGGAAGGCGTCATACTTCTTTTGCATCAATTAATGTGATGCCTGAACTTGGGGATGATGTTGAAGTTGAACTCAGACCAGAAGATATCAAGATGGAAGTATTTCGTGCCAGTGGAGCGGGTGGACAGCACATTAACAAAACTTCTTCGGCAGTGCGCTTAATTCACATTCCTACGGGAATTGTAGTCTCTAGTCAAGCGCAACGCTCGCAATTTCAAAACCGGGCAACTGCTGAGAGCATGTTGAAATCTAAATTATATCAATTAAAACTAGAGGAACAGGAAAAGAAAAAAGCTGAAATTCAAGGAGAACAACTTGAGATAGGCTGGGGCTCACAGATCAGGTCCTATGTTTTCCATCCTTATTCTTTGGTAAAAGATCATAGGACAAATTTTGAAACAGGAAATGCACAGAGTGTGATGGATGGAGACTTAGATGGATTTATAAATGCATTTTTACAGTATGAATTGCAGCTGAAGAATCCACAATAA
- the ftsE gene encoding cell division ATP-binding protein FtsE, with translation MIEFKHVFKKYPNDVLAANDFNVKIRQGEFVYVIGPSGAGKSTFIKMMYREERPTSGEIKVNDYELQKIKNSEIPFLRRELGIVFQDFKLLPKLTIFENIAYALQVIEKDSETVTARVNYVLDLVGLKDKVNAFPNELSGGEQQRISIARAIANKPEVVIADEPTGNLDPDTAAGIMEILERINGEGTTVVMATHNSQIVDQYKHRVLEIEGGKIVRDQTEGGFFQDED, from the coding sequence TTGATTGAATTTAAACATGTGTTTAAAAAATATCCAAACGATGTCTTAGCGGCAAATGATTTCAACGTTAAGATTCGACAAGGTGAATTTGTATATGTAATTGGTCCTAGTGGAGCTGGAAAGTCGACATTTATCAAGATGATGTATCGAGAAGAACGTCCAACCTCTGGTGAGATCAAAGTTAATGATTATGAATTGCAAAAGATTAAAAATAGTGAAATCCCGTTTTTAAGGCGTGAATTAGGGATTGTTTTCCAGGATTTTAAGTTACTACCGAAACTTACAATCTTTGAAAATATTGCTTATGCACTGCAAGTTATTGAAAAAGATTCAGAAACAGTTACAGCACGGGTAAATTATGTGTTGGATTTGGTTGGGCTAAAAGATAAAGTAAACGCATTTCCAAATGAGCTTTCTGGTGGTGAACAGCAAAGAATTTCTATCGCACGTGCTATTGCTAATAAACCTGAAGTTGTAATTGCTGATGAACCTACTGGTAATCTAGATCCAGATACTGCAGCTGGAATAATGGAAATCCTTGAGCGCATTAATGGTGAAGGAACAACTGTGGTAATGGCTACTCATAATAGTCAAATTGTCGATCAATACAAGCACCGTGTGTTGGAAATAGAAGGTGGAAAAATTGTTCGTGATCAGACCGAAGGAGGATTTTTCCAAGATGAAGATTAG
- the ftsX gene encoding permease-like cell division protein FtsX, producing the protein MKISTFKRHVVESLKSLKRNGWMSVAALSAVTVTLLLVGILLSILMNVNKVASDIENDVQVRVLINRGTTKEQETKLKQKLSSLDSVSKIKFSSKERELKNVIGSYGKEFKLFGGDDNPLNDVFVVSAKKPEQTVKIAKEAKKMKHVYDAKYGGASAKKLFNIVDNVQKWGIAISLLLLFVAVFLISNTIRITILSRKNEIAIMRLVGATNGFIRWPFILEGAWTGLIGAIIPIIIVDFGYVWLYGIISSSLASTGYSLLTPGVFLFQIDTLLIVIGIVIGAIGSGISMRRFLRI; encoded by the coding sequence ATGAAGATTAGTACGTTTAAAAGACATGTGGTTGAAAGTTTAAAGAGCTTAAAACGTAATGGTTGGATGTCTGTTGCTGCTCTTAGTGCGGTTACAGTAACCCTTCTTTTGGTTGGTATTTTGCTTTCAATCTTGATGAACGTCAATAAGGTTGCTTCTGATATTGAAAATGATGTTCAAGTTAGAGTTCTAATTAACCGAGGTACAACTAAGGAACAAGAAACAAAGCTCAAGCAAAAATTATCAAGTCTCGATTCTGTTAGCAAAATTAAATTTTCTAGTAAAGAACGAGAACTTAAAAACGTAATTGGCAGTTACGGAAAAGAGTTTAAACTTTTTGGTGGCGATGACAATCCCTTAAATGATGTTTTTGTTGTAAGTGCGAAGAAACCAGAGCAAACAGTCAAGATTGCAAAAGAAGCAAAAAAAATGAAGCATGTCTATGATGCAAAATATGGTGGAGCTTCCGCAAAAAAATTATTTAATATCGTTGATAATGTTCAAAAATGGGGAATTGCTATAAGTTTGTTATTGCTTTTTGTTGCTGTCTTCTTAATTTCCAACACGATTAGGATTACAATTCTTTCACGGAAAAATGAAATTGCAATTATGCGCTTAGTAGGGGCAACAAATGGCTTTATCAGGTGGCCATTTATTCTTGAAGGTGCTTGGACTGGATTAATTGGTGCAATTATTCCAATAATTATTGTTGATTTTGGGTATGTATGGCTTTATGGAATTATTTCGTCATCACTTGCTAGTACCGGATATAGTTTATTAACCCCAGGTGTCTTCTTATTCCAAATTGATACTTTGTTAATTGTAATTGGTATTGTAATTGGTGCAATTGGTTCTGGAATTTCAATGAGACGTTTCCTTAGAATTTAA
- a CDS encoding PDZ domain-containing protein, producing MEFLLFLVLLIINPVVLCGLLVLFFSYLRRIKNERKYFRTAINNDFFEGRYYIKNALKFGFLNSIITMLLGVELTKQWIFVYMGIMAVGIILSFYVDLNSILLLVFTGGTIGIASLSLFDEKMVIPASLQSFAEIKPGIIFLILTVFYLNKLFMLKSYKQDFFQPKIYNGKRGRRLIRYSLRDQTVLPLIVLVPGNLIHSLIPVWPILSLGGQSFTLFVLPLWISWTLKLWRNSVEMELQKAKADTQQKLVITIIGTILGLWFPITGIFVFIILLLLVGLRFVQRYAKMKRKGKWYAETHDGIRVVAVRPETPAAKMNLEIGDVIIMCNGIHVTTESEFYEALQKNSAYCKLKIRTYEGQLKLAESAIFADSPHEIGVVLFR from the coding sequence ATGGAGTTTTTGCTTTTTTTAGTGCTGCTTATTATAAATCCAGTTGTTTTATGTGGTTTACTGGTACTTTTTTTTAGCTATTTAAGAAGAATAAAAAATGAGCGAAAATATTTTAGAACGGCGATAAATAATGATTTTTTTGAGGGCCGCTACTATATTAAAAATGCACTTAAATTTGGTTTCTTGAATTCAATTATTACCATGTTGTTAGGAGTAGAACTGACAAAACAATGGATCTTTGTTTATATGGGGATTATGGCTGTTGGAATTATTTTATCGTTCTACGTAGACTTGAATTCTATCTTGTTATTAGTTTTTACTGGAGGCACTATAGGAATTGCTAGTTTGTCATTATTTGATGAAAAGATGGTTATTCCAGCGAGCTTACAGTCTTTTGCTGAAATTAAACCCGGTATCATTTTTTTAATTTTGACAGTTTTTTATTTGAACAAGTTATTCATGTTAAAGAGTTATAAACAAGATTTTTTTCAGCCTAAAATATATAATGGAAAACGTGGTAGGAGACTGATAAGATATTCTTTGAGGGACCAAACTGTTTTGCCATTAATTGTCCTTGTACCAGGAAATCTTATACACAGTCTTATTCCTGTTTGGCCGATTCTTAGTCTCGGAGGACAGTCGTTTACCTTATTTGTTTTGCCATTATGGATTTCTTGGACCCTAAAACTGTGGCGTAATTCGGTCGAAATGGAGTTACAAAAAGCCAAGGCAGATACACAACAGAAGCTGGTTATTACTATAATTGGTACCATATTAGGGTTATGGTTTCCAATCACTGGCATCTTTGTATTTATCATATTACTTTTGTTAGTTGGCTTGCGCTTTGTACAAAGGTATGCAAAGATGAAGCGAAAAGGAAAATGGTATGCTGAGACACATGATGGAATTAGAGTGGTTGCAGTTCGGCCTGAAACGCCTGCTGCGAAGATGAACCTAGAAATAGGTGACGTGATAATTATGTGTAATGGGATTCATGTTACTACAGAGTCAGAGTTCTATGAGGCTTTGCAAAAAAACTCAGCTTATTGTAAATTAAAAATAAGAACCTATGAAGGTCAGTTGAAATTGGCTGAAAGTGCAATTTTTGCAGATTCCCCTCATGAAATAGGGGTAGTATTGTTTCGTTAA
- a CDS encoding response regulator transcription factor, whose product MKKILVVDDEMSIVTLLKYNLEQAGYEVDTALDGQTGFDKGRNFEFDFILLDLMLPKMDGLEITKRLRQEKVKTPIMILTAKGEEYDKVIGLELGADDYLTKPFSPREVIARIKAIVRRTDEVSTNNPIAKNTPENENEIEEVYHFPDFSVDLVNYSVTKNGEKVKLTPKEFELLAYFIKRKHRVLSRDKLLNGVWGFDYVGQTRMVDMHVSHLREKIERDSKNPCYIETVRGFGYRFEGESD is encoded by the coding sequence GTGAAAAAAATACTTGTAGTTGATGATGAAATGTCCATAGTGACACTATTGAAATATAATCTAGAGCAAGCTGGTTATGAGGTTGATACTGCACTTGACGGACAAACTGGTTTTGACAAAGGCCGTAATTTCGAATTCGATTTTATTTTGCTGGATTTGATGTTGCCAAAGATGGATGGCTTAGAAATCACAAAGAGACTGAGACAAGAAAAAGTGAAAACACCTATTATGATTTTAACGGCAAAAGGCGAAGAATATGACAAGGTCATTGGGCTTGAACTTGGAGCTGATGACTATCTAACTAAGCCATTTTCGCCAAGAGAGGTAATAGCGCGTATAAAAGCTATTGTTAGAAGAACAGATGAGGTTTCAACCAATAATCCAATTGCAAAGAATACTCCAGAAAACGAAAATGAGATAGAAGAGGTTTATCATTTTCCAGATTTTTCAGTCGATTTGGTAAATTATTCGGTCACGAAGAATGGAGAAAAAGTTAAATTAACACCTAAGGAATTTGAGTTGCTTGCATATTTTATTAAAAGAAAGCACCGTGTGTTAAGTCGCGACAAACTTTTAAATGGTGTTTGGGGATTTGATTACGTTGGTCAAACTAGGATGGTAGATATGCATGTTAGTCATTTGAGAGAAAAAATTGAGCGTGATTCAAAAAATCCATGTTATATAGAAACTGTCAGAGGATTCGGATATCGATTTGAAGGTGAAAGCGATTAA
- the pnpS gene encoding two-component system histidine kinase PnpS, whose product MKAIKVARAFIIDFITIVAVIYILLSLLTTENGTSLKEILGAGEGVLIIISAALLAGTEVGFRYIRYRRGKQELDLLSQKLNDITEGKKPGHILLEPNDPLYGISRTINRLENRQHDFTKDFTIQQRGYFSLIEYLTIGVMILDQDRKIYMSNHAMSDLMGREMNLQGQIYINEIRTYDLSRMIEAAFSSQEDQHSEIRLDLTGKIVDAHVVYVPVSKHRLLVMVLLYDITELKEIERMQLDFVSNVSHELKTPITAITGFSETLLQGAMEDKKALAEFLAIIHKESLKLTDLVEDILSLARIDANTELNLKEINLREYLTELLKTFKPQLEKKKIKVFLEITETAVVSMDQNKLRHVIDNLIQNAIKYNNFQGKVWVSGTLTETSWSISVRDNGYGISQDKQERIFERFYRIDTSRSRDNGGTGLGLSVVKEYVAAMNGEISLESQVGVGSKFTVKFPIGLNAQKKIL is encoded by the coding sequence GTGAAAGCGATTAAGGTAGCTAGAGCATTTATTATTGATTTTATAACAATAGTTGCAGTTATATATATATTGTTATCTCTTCTCACAACAGAGAATGGAACAAGTTTAAAAGAAATTCTAGGTGCTGGTGAAGGTGTCTTAATTATTATTTCTGCAGCTTTATTGGCAGGAACTGAGGTTGGTTTTAGATATATTAGGTATAGACGTGGAAAGCAAGAACTAGATTTACTCTCGCAGAAGCTAAATGATATTACTGAAGGTAAAAAGCCTGGTCATATTTTACTTGAGCCCAATGATCCATTATATGGAATTTCAAGAACAATTAATAGACTTGAGAATCGACAGCATGATTTTACTAAAGATTTTACGATCCAGCAAAGAGGGTACTTTTCCTTAATTGAGTACCTCACGATTGGTGTGATGATTCTTGATCAAGATAGAAAAATTTATATGAGTAATCATGCAATGAGTGATCTGATGGGTCGTGAGATGAATCTGCAGGGCCAAATTTATATCAATGAAATTAGAACATATGATTTAAGCCGCATGATTGAGGCTGCATTTTCTTCACAAGAAGATCAACATAGCGAAATTAGACTTGACTTGACTGGCAAAATTGTTGACGCTCATGTAGTTTATGTTCCTGTCAGCAAGCATCGTTTGTTGGTGATGGTATTGTTATATGATATTACTGAGCTAAAGGAAATTGAAAGAATGCAGTTGGACTTTGTAAGTAATGTCAGTCATGAGTTAAAGACACCGATTACGGCAATTACTGGTTTCAGTGAGACACTGTTACAAGGTGCAATGGAAGATAAGAAAGCTTTGGCTGAGTTTTTAGCAATCATTCATAAGGAAAGCCTAAAATTAACAGATTTAGTTGAGGATATTTTGTCTTTGGCAAGGATTGATGCTAATACAGAATTGAATTTGAAAGAAATAAATTTAAGAGAGTATCTAACCGAACTTTTAAAAACATTTAAACCACAATTGGAGAAAAAGAAAATTAAGGTTTTTTTAGAAATTACTGAGACAGCTGTGGTTAGCATGGATCAAAATAAGTTGAGACATGTTATTGATAATCTGATTCAGAATGCTATTAAATATAATAACTTTCAAGGGAAAGTCTGGGTTAGTGGAACTCTTACTGAGACTAGTTGGAGTATTAGCGTTAGAGATAACGGCTATGGAATTTCACAAGACAAGCAAGAGCGGATTTTTGAACGCTTTTACCGGATTGATACTTCGCGTTCGCGTGATAATGGAGGAACTGGATTAGGACTATCTGTTGTTAAGGAATATGTTGCAGCAATGAACGGAGAAATTTCGTTAGAGAGCCAAGTTGGTGTTGGTTCAAAATTTACGGTAAAGTTTCCGATAGGATTAAATGCACAGAAAAAAATTCTATAG
- the phoU gene encoding phosphate signaling complex protein PhoU, whose product MRKTFNDELKRLHVRFAELGMMVNEAVLRSTKAFVNHDRELAESVIKKDLVINNCENDLEKMTLELIALYQPVTEDLRDVITILKASSDIERIGDHAVSISQATVSMKGSQRIAEIEVETAKMSEYVCQMFQSVLDAYMKKSVERALKIARDDLFLDEELRKIRKRCVTIMQGDSELVVSGSYYTSVATYLERIGDYVTNVCEWIIFLKKGEIVELNPNARQY is encoded by the coding sequence ATGCGTAAAACCTTTAATGATGAGTTAAAGAGATTGCATGTCAGATTTGCAGAATTGGGCATGATGGTCAATGAAGCAGTACTTCGTTCAACCAAGGCTTTTGTGAATCATGATAGAGAACTTGCAGAATCTGTGATTAAAAAAGATCTTGTAATAAATAATTGTGAGAATGATTTAGAAAAAATGACACTTGAGCTAATTGCATTATATCAACCTGTAACTGAAGACTTGAGGGATGTGATTACTATATTAAAGGCAAGTTCTGATATAGAGCGGATTGGCGATCATGCTGTGAGTATCAGCCAGGCTACCGTGAGTATGAAGGGCAGCCAAAGAATTGCTGAAATAGAGGTAGAGACTGCAAAAATGAGTGAGTATGTATGCCAAATGTTTCAGAGCGTGCTAGATGCGTATATGAAAAAAAGTGTAGAGAGAGCCCTAAAAATTGCAAGAGATGATTTATTTTTGGATGAAGAGCTTAGGAAAATCAGGAAGAGATGTGTTACGATAATGCAAGGGGATTCGGAGTTAGTTGTTAGTGGGTCCTACTATACTTCGGTTGCTACTTACTTGGAACGAATTGGTGATTACGTGACAAATGTTTGCGAATGGATTATTTTTCTCAAAAAAGGAGAGATAGTTGAATTAAATCCAAATGCTAGACAATATTAA
- a CDS encoding PspC domain-containing protein, whose product MKSNKKMKRSNNRMIFGVCGGIAEYFGINSWIIRGIFIILAVIPHSTFLIIGIYLMCTVLIPSEESSLFSTLFKKTTQEYTQEKRKSSRKILKDVHEKDIR is encoded by the coding sequence ATGAAATCTAATAAAAAAATGAAACGTTCAAATAATCGAATGATTTTTGGTGTATGTGGAGGAATAGCTGAATATTTCGGTATTAATTCATGGATTATCAGGGGAATTTTTATCATTCTAGCTGTTATTCCACATAGTACATTTTTGATTATAGGTATTTATTTAATGTGTACTGTCTTAATCCCGTCAGAGGAAAGCAGTTTGTTTTCAACGTTATTTAAAAAAACAACTCAAGAGTACACACAAGAAAAAAGGAAAAGTTCACGTAAGATTCTTAAGGATGTCCACGAAAAGGATATTCGCTAA
- a CDS encoding phage holin family protein → MSFWRRALVNAVVFVSAAGFFPQAFHVSSIWISLLAAVILGLLNMFVKPILLLFSLPITFMTLGLFYFVINGFMLELTSYLVGSSFAFANFGAAFLLALVLSLVNIVITNYLKR, encoded by the coding sequence ATGTCTTTTTGGCGCAGAGCCTTGGTTAATGCAGTAGTATTTGTTTCAGCAGCGGGTTTTTTCCCACAAGCATTTCATGTATCCAGCATTTGGATATCACTTTTGGCGGCGGTTATATTGGGGTTGCTTAACATGTTTGTGAAACCGATACTATTACTTTTTTCACTGCCAATTACTTTTATGACTCTGGGGCTGTTTTACTTTGTTATTAACGGATTTATGCTTGAACTGACTTCTTATTTAGTGGGCAGTTCGTTTGCATTTGCGAACTTTGGGGCTGCTTTTTTGTTAGCTTTGGTTCTTAGTCTAGTAAATATTGTAATAACGAATTATTTAAAACGTTAG
- the hprK gene encoding HPr(Ser) kinase/phosphatase translates to MSDMVSVESLVRATGMKVFSGGKYLSTKMVTTSDISRPGLELTGYFDYYPAERIQLFGMTEVSFARKMDKQKRRDIMEQLCVEDVTPCFIISRYLPVPEELDEAAKAHNIPVLRSKLPTTRLSSKVTDFLETQLAERKSLHGVLVDIYGLGVLITGDSGVGKSETALDLIKRGHRLIADDRVDVYQKDEQTIIGEAPKILRHLLEIRGIGIIDVMNLFGAGAVRSETDISLIVHLENWGPNKQFDRLGTGEQKLKVFDVDIPQISIPVKIGRNLAIIIEAAAMNYRAKTMGYDATKLFEKNLNSLIQENSDK, encoded by the coding sequence GTGAGTGATATGGTAAGTGTTGAAAGTTTGGTCAGAGCGACAGGGATGAAGGTATTTTCAGGCGGTAAGTATCTAAGTACTAAAATGGTAACTACGAGTGATATCTCAAGACCAGGTCTTGAACTCACGGGGTATTTTGATTATTATCCAGCAGAACGAATTCAACTTTTTGGGATGACAGAAGTTTCATTTGCTAGAAAGATGGACAAGCAAAAACGTAGAGATATTATGGAACAATTGTGTGTAGAAGATGTTACACCTTGCTTTATTATCTCTCGTTATTTGCCTGTGCCAGAAGAATTGGATGAGGCTGCAAAAGCACATAATATACCAGTCTTACGTTCGAAACTACCAACAACACGTTTATCCTCTAAAGTTACAGATTTTTTAGAGACACAGTTAGCAGAGAGAAAATCATTACATGGTGTTTTAGTTGATATTTATGGCTTAGGTGTCCTAATTACAGGTGATTCTGGTGTTGGTAAGTCTGAAACTGCTTTGGATTTAATTAAGAGAGGACATCGCTTGATTGCTGACGATCGTGTGGATGTTTATCAAAAAGATGAGCAGACCATTATTGGTGAGGCTCCCAAAATCCTTAGACATTTATTAGAAATCCGTGGAATTGGAATTATTGATGTCATGAATCTCTTTGGTGCGGGCGCAGTTCGATCTGAGACAGATATTTCATTGATTGTTCATTTAGAAAATTGGGGACCAAATAAACAATTTGATCGTCTAGGAACAGGTGAGCAGAAACTAAAAGTCTTTGATGTCGATATTCCACAGATTTCAATACCAGTAAAGATTGGTCGTAACTTAGCAATTATAATTGAAGCAGCGGCAATGAATTATCGTGCAAAGACAATGGGTTATGATGCAACAAAGCTGTTTGAGAAAAATTTGAATAGTCTGATTCAAGAGAATTCAGATAAGTAA
- the lgt gene encoding prolipoprotein diacylglyceryl transferase: MPVFGALNPVAFSLGSLEVRWYGIIIASAVVIATYLSVREGKRRGIAEDNIYDLILWGLPVAIICARIYYVIFEWGYYSQNLNQVYRIWDGGIAIYGGLIGAVIVLVTLCKKRGISPWLMLDVAAPTVIMSQGIGRWGNFMNQEAHGRATTLSFLQELHLPSFIIRQMNIAGTYYQPTFLYESIWDLTGFLLLMLLRHQKHLFKRGEVFFTYVIWYSFGRFFIEGMRTDSLMLGPLRVSQWLSVILFFGAIIWLAMRRYWRPLDSWYLDGTDETYHK; this comes from the coding sequence ATTCCAGTTTTTGGGGCGTTAAATCCAGTTGCTTTTTCTCTAGGCTCACTTGAAGTTAGATGGTATGGGATTATTATTGCCAGTGCGGTAGTGATTGCAACATATCTTTCGGTGAGAGAAGGAAAAAGAAGGGGGATTGCTGAAGATAATATTTATGATTTAATTCTTTGGGGGTTACCCGTAGCAATAATCTGTGCACGAATTTACTATGTTATCTTTGAGTGGGGATATTATTCACAGAATTTAAATCAAGTCTATCGCATCTGGGATGGTGGAATTGCAATATATGGAGGCTTGATTGGTGCTGTAATAGTTTTGGTTACATTGTGCAAAAAAAGAGGTATTTCTCCATGGTTAATGCTTGATGTGGCTGCCCCCACTGTGATTATGTCACAAGGAATAGGGCGTTGGGGTAATTTTATGAATCAAGAGGCACATGGACGAGCAACAACCTTGTCTTTTTTGCAAGAACTACATTTACCAAGTTTTATAATCAGGCAGATGAATATTGCTGGGACATACTACCAACCAACTTTTTTATATGAATCCATTTGGGATTTAACAGGTTTTTTGCTGCTAATGTTATTACGGCATCAGAAACATCTGTTTAAGCGTGGAGAGGTCTTCTTTACTTATGTTATCTGGTATTCTTTTGGTAGATTCTTTATTGAAGGAATGCGCACAGACAGTTTAATGTTGGGCCCATTGAGAGTTTCACAATGGTTGTCAGTTATATTATTCTTTGGTGCTATAATTTGGTTAGCAATGCGCCGTTATTGGAGACCACTAGATTCATGGTATCTGGATGGCACAGATGAGACTTATCATAAATAG
- a CDS encoding NAD(P)H-dependent glycerol-3-phosphate dehydrogenase, producing the protein MCKKVAVVGAGSWGSVLANILVMNGKEVKIWSRRQAQVDELNQEHTNKAYLSNVRLSKKLIASSNLEEVLHDAELVLLAVPTKAMREIAHRVGLLIEAMDLHPIIVHASKGLELDTHKRISEIISEEIPQEYAAGIVALSGPSHAEEVAQHDLTLITAASSNLEAAKSVQRIFMNSYFRVYTNRDIIGVELGAAFKNIIALGAGALNGLGYGDDAKAALMTRGLAEIARLGIALGADPLTFIGLSGVGDLIVTCTSVHSRNWRAGNQLGKGMKVEDVVNNMGMVIEGLTTVKAAYELAKDRKIEMPITEAIYQVVYQGEEIKTAIADLMMREGKSEEETF; encoded by the coding sequence TTGTGTAAAAAAGTTGCAGTCGTTGGAGCAGGTTCTTGGGGTAGTGTTCTTGCGAATATTTTAGTTATGAATGGAAAAGAAGTAAAAATTTGGTCGAGAAGACAAGCGCAAGTTGATGAACTCAATCAAGAACATACTAATAAGGCTTATCTCTCGAATGTTAGATTGTCAAAAAAATTGATCGCATCTAGCAATCTAGAGGAAGTTTTGCACGATGCCGAGTTGGTGTTGCTTGCAGTTCCAACAAAAGCCATGAGAGAAATTGCTCATAGAGTTGGTCTGTTAATTGAAGCCATGGACCTTCATCCAATTATTGTTCATGCTAGTAAGGGCTTGGAACTAGATACCCATAAACGTATTTCTGAAATTATCTCAGAAGAAATACCACAAGAATATGCTGCTGGGATTGTTGCTTTGTCTGGTCCTAGTCATGCTGAAGAAGTGGCACAACATGACTTGACATTGATTACTGCTGCATCATCCAATTTGGAAGCTGCAAAAAGTGTGCAGAGAATATTTATGAACAGTTATTTTCGTGTGTATACCAACCGTGATATTATTGGGGTAGAGCTTGGTGCTGCATTCAAGAATATTATTGCATTGGGAGCAGGGGCCTTGAATGGGCTCGGTTATGGTGATGATGCGAAAGCTGCTTTAATGACAAGAGGATTAGCTGAAATTGCTCGTTTAGGAATTGCTTTGGGTGCTGACCCTTTAACATTTATTGGTTTATCAGGTGTAGGAGATCTAATTGTTACTTGTACGAGTGTGCATTCAAGAAATTGGCGTGCTGGCAATCAGTTAGGTAAAGGAATGAAGGTCGAAGATGTTGTCAATAACATGGGAATGGTCATAGAAGGATTAACGACTGTTAAAGCAGCATATGAATTGGCAAAGGATCGGAAAATTGAAATGCCAATTACTGAAGCCATCTATCAGGTTGTTTATCAAGGAGAAGAAATTAAAACTGCGATTGCAGATTTGATGATGCGAGAGGGAAAATCTGAAGAAGAAACATTTTGA